From a single Nymphaea colorata isolate Beijing-Zhang1983 chromosome 4, ASM883128v2, whole genome shotgun sequence genomic region:
- the LOC116252237 gene encoding heparanase-like protein 3: MDSSFCWCLIIVVGLVGHFVDGGGGSSPPVVVRGTVFINGSVGIAKTDANFICATLDWWPPEKCDYGTCSWGHASLLNLDLNNTILVNAVRAFWPLKIRLGGTLQDKVIYDVGASGKSCNSFVVNASEMFGFSQGCLPMARWDQLNKFFQRTRATVIFGLNALNGRVTLKDGSVGGPWNSSNAEALIRYTIDHRYRIHGWELGNELSGRGIGASIGADQYASDVASLHNMIHNLYRGSRVKPLVIAPGGFFDAAWYQELIIKSKRNLMDVITHHIYNLGPGVDEHLIEKILDPAYLDGEAKVFSDLQGILRSASTSTRAWVGEAGGAYNSGRNLVTNSFVFSFWYLDQLGMSSKFDTKAYCRQSLIGGNYGLLNTTTFQPNPDYYSALLWHRLMGRVVLSTTFSGTSSIRAYAHCAKNFRGITLLLINLSSNTTVQAVVTSESYKQTAEVTEVGRMPGAWRKGGQTREEYHLTAKDGNLHSHTVLLNGKALDVSQSGRIPAFNPIIVSEREPISIVPFSIVFARIPYIDPYPCRI; encoded by the exons ATGGATTCGAGCTTCTGTTGGTGCTTGATCATTGTGGTTGGGCTTGTTGGCCACTTTGTCGATGGTGGCGGAGGGAGCTCGCCGCCTGTTGTAGTTAGAGGCACCGTGTTCATCAATGGAAGTGTTGGTATCGCTAAAACAGATGCAAACTTCATATGTGCGACCTTGGATTGGTGGCCTCCTGAGAAATGTGATTATGGGACCTGTAGTTGGGGTCATGCTTCACTTCTCAATCTA GATCTTAATAACACCATTCTGGTGAATGCTGTCAGAG CGTTCTGGCCGCTGAAGATTCGATTGGGAGGCACGTTGCAAGACAAGGTAATATATGATGTAGGGGCGTCCGGGAAATCCTGCAATTCTTTCGTCGTGAATGCTTCTGAGATGTTTGGCTTCAGCCAAGGCTGTCTGCCGATGGCTAGATGGGACCAACTTAACAAGTTCTTCCAGAGAACCAG GGCGACGGTTATCTTTGGACTGAATGCGCTGAATGGGAGAGTGACATTGAAGGATGGATCAGTGGGAGGACCTTGGAATTCATCGAATGCCGAGGCACTCATTCGTTACACTATAGATCACCGCTACAGAATCCACGGTTGGGAGCTTG GAAACGAACTGAGTGGAAGGGGGATCGGTGCAAGCATTGGAGCTGATCAATACGCATCTGATGTTGCTTCACTTCATAATATGATACACAATCTTTACAGGGGCTCCAGAGTGAAGCCATTAGTGATAGCGCCTGGCGGTTTCTTTGATGCTGCCTGGTATCAGGAACTCATCATCAAATCTAAGCGGAACCTGATGGATGTGATTACACATCATATTTATAATCTTGGTCCAG GCGTTGATGAACATCTGATTGAGAAGATCCTAGATCCCGCCTACTTGGATGGGGAGGCAAAGGTTTTCAGTGATCTCCAGGGCATACTAAGAAGTGCTTCAACTTCTACCAGAGCATGGGTTGGTGAGGCTGGTGGAGCATACAACAGTGGTCGCAATCTTGTCACAAATTCGTTTGTGTTCAGTTTCTG GTACTTGGATCAGCTGGGCATGTCTTCAAAGTTTGATACAAAGGCTTACTGCAGACAGAGCTTAATTGGTGGAAACTATGGATTACTCAACACAACTACTTTTCAACCAAATCCTGATTATTACAG CGCTCTTCTTTGGCACCGATTGATGGGGAGAGTTGTGCTGTCGACCACATTCTCTGGGACAAGCAGCATCAGAGCATACGCACATTGCGCTAAAAACTTT AGGGGAATCACACTTCTTTTAATCAATCTCAGCAGCAACACCACTGTTCAGGCTGTTGTTACATCTGAATCTTACAAACAGACGGCTGAAGTCACAGAAGTTGGCAGAATGCCTGGAGCTTGGAGGAAAGGTGGACAGACCAGAGAGGAATACCATTTAACTGCAAAGGATGGAAACCTGCATAGCCACACTGTGTTGCTAAATGGCAAGGCACTTGACGTAAGCcagagtggaagaatacccgcATTTAACCCAATAATTGTCAGTGAAAGAGAGCCCATAAGTATTGTTCCTTTCTCAATTGTATTTGCTCGCATACCCTACATTGATCCCTATCCTTGTAGGATCTAA